From a region of the Arachis ipaensis cultivar K30076 chromosome B09, Araip1.1, whole genome shotgun sequence genome:
- the LOC107619421 gene encoding serine carboxypeptidase-like 33, producing MWILGADKSVITIMCLHILCLLLLLLKVNAKEESYESDDRVINLPGQPSSPSVSHFSGYITVNEDHGRALFYWFFEAQSEPSNKPLLLWLNGGPGCSSIGYGAVVEVGPLIINQNGDGLHFNTYSWYQEANLLFVESPVGVGFSYSNTTSDYLTILEDNLVAEDSYNFLVNWLQQFPQFKSRDFFIAGESYGGHYIPQLAELVFDRNKDKSKYPFINLKGFIVGNPKTDDYYDNKGLVEYAWSHAVISDQQYDKAKQVCDFKKSEWSNECNIAMNEIFRDYSEIDIYNIYAPSCRLNNSSDNNHGREPLTKMMRIGNNNYKVKRMRIYFEGYDPCYSTYAEEYFNRVDVQSSFHANIRGNTNNAAWKVCNNSILRSYNFSVFSVLPIYTKLIKGGLKIWIYSGDTDGRIPVIGTRYWVEALGLSLKSSWQNWYHDNQVGGRIVEYEGLTYVTVRGAGHLVPLNKPSEALSLIHSFLSGQHLPTYHK from the exons ATGTGGATTTTAGGTGCAGATAAGAGTGTTATTACTATCATGTGTCTCCACATCTTATGTTTATTATTACTTCTATTGAAAGTAAATGCAAAAGAAGAATCATATGAATCTGATGATAGAGTCATAAATCTTCCTGGCCAGCCTTCAAGCCCATCAGTTTCACACTTCTCAGGTTATATCACTGTCAATGAAGATCATGGGAGGGCCCTCTTCTACTGGTTCTTTGAAGCTCAATCTGAACCTTCCAATAAGCCCCTCCTTCTTTGGCTCAATGGAG GACCTGGATGTTCCTCCATTGGTTATGGTGCAGTTGTTGAGGTAGGACCTCTTATCATCAACCAAAATGGTGATGGTCTGCATTTCAACACATATTCTTGGTATCAAG AAGCAAATTTGTTATTTGTGGAGTCCCCTGTTGGAGTTGGTTTTTCTTACAGCAATACAACTTCTGATTATCTCACCATTTTAGAGGATAATCTTGTGG CTGAGGATTCCTACAATTTCTTGGTGAATTGGCTGCAACAATTCCCACAATTCAAATCCAGGGACTTTTTCATAGCTGGAGAAAGCTATGGTG GGCACTATATCCCCCAACTCGCAGAGCTAGTCTTCGATCGGAacaaagataaaagcaaataccCTTTtattaatcttaaaggttttatt GTAGGGAATCCAAAAACTGATGATTACTATGATAATAAAGGCCTTGTGGAATATGCATGGAGCCATGCAGTTATATCAGACCAACAATATGACAAAGCAAAACAAGTTTGTGATTTTAAGAAATCTGAATGGTCTAATGAATGTAACATTGCCATGAATGAAATCTTCCGAGATTACTCAGAGATTGACATATACAACATTTATGCTCCGTCGTGTCGACTTAATAACTCATCGGACAATAATCATGGCCGGGAACCACTCACAAAG ATGATGAGAATtggaaataataattataaagtaAAGAGGATGAGAATTTATTTTGAAGGCTATGATCCATGCTATTCCACATATGCAGAGGAATATTTCAATAGGGTGGATGTTCAATCATCTTTTCATGCAAATATTAGAGGAAATACTAATAATGCAGCATGGAAAGTTTGCAA TAATTCCATATTGAGGAGTTACAATTTTTCTGTATTTTCGGTCCTACCAATCTACACAAAACTCATCAAGGGTGGCCTTAAAATATGGATTTACAG tGGAGACACAGATGGGAGAATACCAGTGATAGGGACACGGTATTGGGTTGAAGCTCTGGGATTATCTCTAAAGTCTAGTTGGCAGAATTGGTACCATGACAATCag GTTGGTGGAAGGATAGTGGAATATGAAGGGCTAACATACGTGACAGTGAGAGGGGCAGGTCACTTGGTACCATTAAACAAACCAAGTGAGGCTCTCTCCCTCATTCATTCTTTCCTTTCAGGCCAACATCTCCCTACTTATCACAAATAA